From the Excalfactoria chinensis isolate bCotChi1 chromosome 1, bCotChi1.hap2, whole genome shotgun sequence genome, one window contains:
- the LOC140265551 gene encoding apovitellenin-1-like — protein sequence MQYRALVIALILLLGTTVPEVHSRSVYERERRDWLAYPEKAVKYIYECVNKMSPTAGQFLLDFSQTTPVTETRNFLIRETTKITIMAEQLLEKFKNLCAKMLGY from the exons ATGCAATACAGGGCATTGGTGATAGCTCTGATTCTGCTCCTTGGCACCACTGTCCCTG AAGTGCACTCAAGGTCCGTCTATGAGAGAGAGCGTCGCGACTGGCTGGCCTACCCTGAAAAGGctgtaaaatacatatatgaATGTGTGAACAAGATGTCACCTACAGCTGGTCAGTTCTTGCTGGATTTTTCCCAGACCACACCAGTTACTGAGACCAG GAACTTCCTCATCAGAGAAACAACCAAGATCACTATAATGGCGGAACAGCTGTTAGAAAAATTTAAGAACCTGTGCGCAAAAATGCTAGGCTACTAG